A genomic window from Cydia amplana chromosome 3, ilCydAmpl1.1, whole genome shotgun sequence includes:
- the LOC134662931 gene encoding TNF receptor-associated factor 6-like has product MDTPRTKNASEGIAPMGISSLNDTVAEPESRYECPVCLNWLRDPVITTCGHKFCKSCITTWLQNSGHCPIDNINLSMKVDIFPDNYTKREIQEQRMSCPFASKGCSVKVTPLDLDAHIASCEHNQPETSSQCVPCSFQSVGCKEQFCSREEAQEHVERDPMTHMSYLVNAYSEMKITNDMSNANIDPKEQEAMVLWAPDKDGESKPPSLTNASALIRALYERVVVMEQRNREQDIVIGNISKQLSALTVAKRKQNNEMLLRYCMGNYIWRIDNFKARLDAMLKDHTKMLYSPGFYTSPNGYRFCIRLNISPQNPLCFALHVHLMRTDHDECLEWPFNGRITFSMVHQFEPELTQRDTMMSNPGLVAFRRPPADLCLRGFGYSEYAVLSDVVRNGFVKDDSLVFRVHIKCV; this is encoded by the exons ATGGATACGCCAAGAACAAAAAACGCTTCAGAAGGAATTGCG CCTATGGGTATATCGTCTCTGAATGACACCGTAGCAGAACCTGAGTCTAGGTACGAGTGTCCTGTATGCCTAAACTGGCTTCGCGACCCGGTTATCACCACTTGTGGTCACAAATTTTGCAAGAGCTGCATAACTACATGGTtaca aAATAGTGGCCACTGCCCTATAGACAACATCAACCTGAGCATGAAAGTGGACATATTTCCTGACAACTATACTAAGCGGGAAATACAGGAACAGAGGATGTCCTGTCCTTTTGCTTCCAAGG GTTGCTCAGTGAAAGTGACCCCATTAGACTTGGACGCGCACATAGCCTCCTGTGAGCACAATCAGCCTGAGACCTCCAGCCAATGCGTGCCATGCTCTTTCCAGAGTGTGGGGTGTAAGGAGCAGTTCTGCAGCCGGGAGGAGGCCCAAGAGCATGTTGAGAGAGACCCCATGACGCATATGAGC TATCTCGTGAACGCTTATTCAGAGATGAAGATAACCAACGACATGTCAAATGCGAACATCGACCCGAAAGAGCAGGAAGCCATGGTTCTGTGGGCGCCAGACAAGGACGGCGAGAGCAAGCCCCCGTCGCTCACTAACGCAAGCGCGCTCATACG AGCACTATACGAACGAGTAGTAGTAATGGAGCAAAGAAATCGCGAGCAAGACATCGTGATAGGCAACATCTCGAAGCAGCTGTCCGCTTTGACCGTCGCTAAACGGAAACAGAACAACGAAATGCTCCTACGATACTGCATGGGCAACTATATATGGAGAATCGACAATTTCAAAGCCAGGTTGGACGCCATGCTGAAGGATCATACGAAAATGCTGTACAGTCCAGGGTTTTACACCTCGCCTAATGGATACAG GTTCTGCATCCGGCTCAACATATCCCCACAGAACCCGCTCTGCTTCGCCCTGCACGTGCACCTGATGAGAACAGACCACGACGAGTGCCTCGAATGGCCGTTCAACGGGCGCATCACCTTCTCCATGGTGCACCAGTTCGAGCCGGAGCTGACGCAGCGCGACACGATGATGTCCAACCCGGGCCTGGTCGCGTTCCGGCGGCCCCCGGCAGACCTCTGCCTGCGCGGGTTCGGGTACTCGGAGTACGCAGTCCTCAGCGACGTGGTTAGGAACGGCTTTGTCAAGGATGACTCGCTCGTCTTCAGAGTGCATATCAAGTGTGTATGA